In bacterium, the following are encoded in one genomic region:
- a CDS encoding SDR family oxidoreductase: MNDFEKFALKGKTVLITGGAGFLGKIFGKAVAHAGGNVVLAGLILEDAEKAAQAIATETGGQAMGVMMDVTSKAGITAAIEAVTAKFGSLDVVVNNAGLDPKFDALSLSNETMFENYPEEFIRKSLEVNLLGATLVAQASVKYMMGQGSGNIINISSLYGINGPDQKIYPEGKQKPVDYSISKGGLVMLTKWLATTYAIKGIRTNTLTLGGVFRDNTEDFMKKYGAKVPNGKMVGQDEVGAPLVFLASDASTGVNGCNLIVDHGFSAY; encoded by the coding sequence ATGAACGATTTTGAAAAATTCGCGCTTAAGGGGAAAACGGTATTAATTACAGGCGGAGCCGGTTTTTTGGGAAAAATATTTGGCAAGGCCGTTGCTCACGCTGGTGGCAATGTGGTTTTGGCCGGTTTAATATTGGAAGATGCTGAAAAGGCGGCGCAAGCGATAGCGACTGAAACCGGTGGGCAAGCGATGGGCGTAATGATGGATGTGACCAGTAAGGCGGGAATTACAGCAGCCATTGAGGCAGTAACCGCCAAATTTGGGAGCTTAGATGTGGTGGTAAATAATGCCGGGCTGGATCCCAAATTTGATGCCTTGTCCCTCTCAAATGAAACGATGTTCGAAAATTATCCGGAAGAGTTTATCCGGAAGAGTCTGGAAGTAAACTTGCTTGGCGCAACATTGGTGGCACAAGCTTCTGTCAAATACATGATGGGTCAAGGAAGTGGAAACATTATTAATATTTCCTCGCTCTATGGTATCAACGGCCCGGATCAAAAAATCTATCCGGAAGGAAAACAAAAGCCAGTTGATTATTCAATTTCAAAAGGTGGGTTAGTGATGCTGACAAAATGGCTGGCTACAACCTATGCAATAAAGGGTATTCGCACGAATACGTTAACCTTGGGTGGAGTATTTCGTGATAATACCGAAGACTTTATGAAAAAATATGGAGCCAAAGTACCAAACGGAAAAATGGTAGGTCAAGACGAGGTTGGTGCGCCACTGGTTTTCTTGGCGTCGGATGCGTCTACTGGTGTGAACGGGTGTAATCTGATCGTAGACCACGGTTTCTCGGCGTACTAA
- a CDS encoding glycosyltransferase family 2 protein, whose protein sequence is MKTLAVICIVKNEEKFLATALASVKNLATEIIVVDSGSTDNTVNIAKRFTDKVFQQNWLGYGPQKNFAVSKTNCDFILQIDADEEITSELNIELRAILETPQFNFYWLRIITVFLGRPLKHLAGNNLRLFSREHARWNDSLVHEQVVRKSDNTRIQFGAPDSGRSNNFILHHSHYQTIAGYKERQEKYSSADAEQMLGIGKDRAGKSVSVSPANPFSRIYFLHERAFKQLIRKFIRQRGILDGWQGWLWCLFSAQYEYKMCRKYLALLKQK, encoded by the coding sequence ATGAAAACCCTGGCCGTAATTTGTATTGTAAAAAATGAAGAAAAATTTCTTGCAACTGCTCTTGCCAGTGTTAAGAATTTAGCCACAGAAATAATTGTTGTTGATAGTGGTAGCACCGACAATACCGTCAATATCGCCAAGCGTTTTACCGATAAAGTTTTTCAGCAAAATTGGCTTGGCTATGGTCCGCAAAAAAACTTTGCCGTCAGTAAAACCAATTGCGACTTTATTCTACAAATTGACGCGGATGAAGAAATAACATCGGAGCTAAACATCGAACTGCGCGCTATTTTAGAAACACCACAATTCAATTTCTACTGGCTAAGAATTATCACAGTTTTTCTCGGCCGTCCGCTAAAACATTTGGCCGGCAATAATTTAAGATTATTCAGTCGTGAACATGCGCGCTGGAACGACAGCTTGGTGCACGAACAAGTGGTGCGCAAAAGCGACAATACGCGCATCCAATTTGGCGCTCCGGATTCAGGCAGATCAAATAATTTCATTCTCCACCACAGCCACTATCAAACAATTGCGGGTTACAAAGAGCGCCAAGAAAAATATTCCAGCGCCGACGCGGAACAGATGCTTGGTATCGGCAAAGACCGTGCAGGCAAATCCGTTTCTGTTTCTCCGGCAAATCCGTTTTCAAGAATATATTTTTTACACGAACGCGCATTCAAGCAACTCATCAGAAAATTTATTCGTCAGCGCGGTATCCTGGACGGCTGGCAAGGTTGGCTTTGGTGTTTATTCAGCGCACAATATGAATACAAAATGTGCAGGAAATACTTGGCACTCCTAAAACAAAAATGA
- a CDS encoding N-acetylneuraminate synthase family protein, whose protein sequence is MSERKLSIGDRVIGSGEPCFIIAEAGVNHNGSLARAKQLIDAAKASGADAVKFQKRDLEEIYQKKVLDNPNDSEQKYQFLIPMLKEFELSDDQFKELEKYAKEIGIMFLVNPWDIKSADKLEELFDIPFYKIGSPDLTNSELLSHVANFGKPMVLSTGMSTTDEIKETVKLLEEKKVNFALLHCNSTYPAPFDKINLKFMEKLREFGVPVGYSGHERGITVAMGAVAMGASIIERHLTTDKTLEGTDHKASLLPEEFKQMVQGIREVEMSLGKAERVLSQGEMMNREILGKSIIVGKFIPDGTVITREMLEIKSPAKGLSPQRLKDVVGIVAQRDIFAGEFITEDDLKDDNLMRDFKSTDIKWRWGIVVRFHDFQKYLPYEPKLFEFHLSDKDLEMNLPEGNFKQELVVHAPEYSYRTYLNLVSVNKEERELALKNLQKSLDLTKKLAEKFTGKPKFVFHSGGVTLAPYEKPQELVQILIDMIGRLKGDGVEILPENLPARNWIFGGEYVTNIFMFADEIKKILDQTGLKMCFDTSHSMLACNMHNIDIYEEIKKLRPYISHMHISDGAGVGEEGLQVGKGEIDWAKLMGVMDGYQNTMVPEIWQGHLHNGRGFFQALTHLKGYMR, encoded by the coding sequence ATGAGTGAAAGAAAGTTATCGATTGGAGATCGTGTCATCGGTTCGGGCGAGCCCTGTTTTATCATCGCCGAAGCTGGTGTGAATCATAATGGTAGTTTGGCGCGTGCCAAACAATTGATTGACGCGGCGAAGGCTTCCGGTGCGGACGCGGTGAAATTTCAAAAACGCGACCTGGAAGAAATTTATCAGAAAAAGGTGTTAGACAATCCAAACGATTCCGAGCAAAAATATCAATTTTTGATTCCTATGCTAAAGGAATTTGAGTTGAGCGATGATCAATTTAAGGAACTGGAAAAATATGCCAAAGAAATTGGTATTATGTTTTTGGTTAATCCTTGGGACATCAAGAGCGCGGATAAGTTAGAAGAATTGTTTGATATTCCGTTTTATAAAATAGGGTCACCGGATTTAACTAATTCGGAATTGCTGTCGCACGTGGCGAATTTTGGTAAACCGATGGTTTTGTCGACTGGAATGAGTACGACCGATGAAATTAAGGAAACGGTAAAACTATTGGAAGAAAAGAAAGTGAATTTCGCGTTACTGCATTGTAATAGTACGTATCCGGCACCGTTCGATAAAATAAATTTGAAGTTTATGGAAAAGCTGCGTGAATTTGGAGTGCCGGTTGGTTATTCCGGGCACGAGCGTGGCATTACAGTGGCGATGGGCGCAGTGGCGATGGGGGCGTCAATTATTGAGCGTCATCTTACTACCGATAAAACGTTGGAAGGAACGGATCATAAGGCCAGCTTGTTGCCGGAAGAATTTAAGCAAATGGTGCAAGGAATTCGTGAAGTTGAAATGTCGCTGGGCAAAGCGGAACGCGTTTTGTCACAAGGCGAGATGATGAACCGCGAGATTCTTGGAAAAAGTATTATCGTCGGAAAATTTATTCCCGATGGCACTGTGATTACTCGTGAGATGTTGGAAATAAAAAGTCCGGCCAAAGGTTTATCACCACAGCGCCTAAAAGATGTTGTGGGTATTGTCGCCCAGCGCGATATTTTTGCCGGTGAATTTATTACGGAAGATGATTTGAAAGACGATAATTTGATGCGTGATTTTAAGAGTACGGATATTAAATGGCGCTGGGGCATTGTCGTGCGGTTTCATGATTTCCAAAAATACTTGCCATACGAGCCAAAATTGTTTGAATTTCATTTGAGTGACAAGGATTTGGAGATGAACTTGCCTGAAGGTAATTTCAAACAAGAGCTAGTTGTTCACGCGCCGGAGTATAGCTATCGTACTTACTTAAATTTGGTTTCCGTTAACAAAGAAGAACGGGAACTGGCACTGAAGAATTTGCAAAAGAGTCTGGATTTAACGAAAAAACTGGCGGAAAAATTCACAGGTAAACCCAAATTTGTGTTTCACTCCGGTGGTGTTACTTTGGCGCCATATGAAAAACCGCAAGAATTGGTGCAAATCCTTATCGATATGATAGGCCGATTAAAAGGAGATGGAGTGGAAATTCTGCCGGAAAATTTACCGGCGCGGAATTGGATCTTTGGTGGTGAATATGTAACGAATATATTTATGTTTGCCGATGAAATCAAAAAGATTTTGGATCAAACCGGTCTCAAGATGTGCTTTGATACCTCGCATTCAATGTTGGCTTGTAACATGCATAATATTGATATTTACGAAGAAATTAAAAAGTTGCGACCATATATTAGTCACATGCATATTTCAGACGGCGCGGGCGTAGGAGAAGAGGGTCTTCAGGTTGGTAAGGGAGAAATTGATTGGGCGAAATTGATGGGTGTGATGGATGGCTATCAAAATACAATGGTGCCCGAAATTTGGCAGGGTCATTTACACAATGGACGTGGATTCTTTCAGGCACTAACACACTTGAAGGGATATATGCGATGA
- a CDS encoding class I SAM-dependent methyltransferase, with amino-acid sequence MYALEKFYPKGFDPARYWEDRYAQEHAAGKSSEEYAKQEFWPLMEKYLSKEKLYLDAGCGIGGWIIFLKEQGYNVEGIDIAARTLRALMEYDPDLKLKMATMTGIPYTDSSLDGLLSIGTLEYVKDKVPVALKEVSRVLKKDAVFFMEVPIANILRKIIYIPLKKIERMIKMWQGLTPTFSNYLFDKENFLNLLSENGFEVLEVKPHELPDRDSHYCLYVDYPFLRGKEPYKLNVLGKLMKKVANAISPWIASTGMVVVAKKL; translated from the coding sequence ATGTACGCACTTGAAAAGTTCTATCCCAAAGGTTTTGACCCGGCACGTTACTGGGAGGATCGCTATGCGCAAGAACATGCGGCGGGAAAAAGTAGTGAAGAATACGCCAAACAAGAATTTTGGCCACTAATGGAAAAATATCTTTCTAAAGAAAAACTCTACTTGGATGCCGGCTGTGGAATTGGTGGCTGGATAATTTTCCTCAAAGAACAGGGCTACAACGTAGAGGGTATTGATATTGCAGCACGTACGCTTCGGGCGCTTATGGAATATGATCCTGATTTAAAACTTAAAATGGCGACGATGACTGGGATTCCGTACACCGATAGTTCGCTGGATGGGCTACTGTCTATCGGAACATTGGAATATGTGAAAGACAAAGTCCCGGTTGCTTTAAAAGAAGTGAGTCGTGTCCTAAAGAAAGATGCTGTATTTTTTATGGAAGTGCCGATTGCAAATATATTGAGAAAAATAATTTATATTCCACTCAAAAAAATAGAGCGAATGATCAAGATGTGGCAGGGGCTGACGCCAACGTTTAGTAATTATCTTTTTGATAAGGAAAACTTTCTTAATCTGCTCAGCGAAAATGGTTTTGAAGTATTAGAAGTAAAACCACATGAATTGCCAGACAGAGATAGTCATTATTGTTTGTATGTGGATTATCCTTTTCTGCGAGGTAAAGAGCCGTATAAATTGAATGTTCTAGGTAAGTTAATGAAAAAAGTAGCAAATGCCATCTCGCCATGGATCGCGTCGACTGGTATGGTGGTAGTGGCAAAAAAACTTTAG
- a CDS encoding polysaccharide deacetylase family protein yields MLKPRGIISFVFDDGYSEIMSEALPLFEKYGFRATVAVPVNAKKVVVPPNTSVLSLDTWKDYCAKKGHELAAHGLSHVPLPSLSDEQIQKELKESKEKTNATTLIYPGGAFDKRVKEISSQYFSAARTTKRGWENLPPKDFFALNTFNASRNNFSVLKWNLWALKAYWGNKWLIETYHHVNQANELHSVQLHSLESHLRFIRHLPVRFATIAEVASTYQTK; encoded by the coding sequence ATGTTAAAACCTCGCGGTATAATTTCTTTCGTCTTCGATGATGGATATTCCGAAATTATGTCGGAGGCTTTGCCGCTTTTTGAAAAATATGGCTTCAGGGCAACAGTTGCCGTCCCCGTGAACGCAAAAAAAGTTGTTGTGCCTCCAAATACATCCGTTTTATCACTAGACACATGGAAAGATTATTGCGCCAAAAAGGGACACGAATTAGCGGCGCACGGCCTAAGCCACGTACCACTCCCTTCCCTTTCCGATGAGCAAATTCAAAAAGAATTAAAGGAGAGCAAAGAAAAAACTAATGCAACTACACTGATTTATCCGGGTGGCGCGTTCGACAAGCGCGTGAAAGAAATTTCCTCCCAATATTTTTCTGCTGCCCGCACAACGAAACGTGGTTGGGAAAATTTACCACCAAAAGATTTTTTTGCTCTAAACACTTTTAATGCATCAAGAAATAATTTTTCAGTTTTGAAATGGAATCTTTGGGCGCTAAAAGCTTATTGGGGTAATAAATGGCTAATTGAAACTTATCATCATGTTAATCAAGCAAACGAGCTTCATTCTGTACAACTTCATAGTCTCGAGTCGCACTTACGCTTTATCCGCCACCTTCCAGTTCGTTTTGCGACAATCGCGGAGGTTGCGTCAACATATCAAACAAAATGA
- a CDS encoding class I SAM-dependent methyltransferase: MYSYYKLRKFYQDGVQPTENWDREYEADGLQKDDPEEYRKQLFYPLVTKYLEKGKHYLDAGCGLAAWIAFMRARGFDVEGVDNSKKAIALAKQAYPDLPVQTADVLHLPFADNSFDGYMAIGVWEYAEDKTKQVAEEAKRILKTGGYLFLEVPYGNPLRRYTYFPMKSLEYFVRAKLMSQKAVFTSHVFRKGDIRVLLEGMGFEVMEIDPHDLPEPSSHYGLWVDWPILRGKEPYRLNWFGVLIKKIMNSLSPWMIATGIFYVAKKK, translated from the coding sequence ATGTACAGCTACTATAAATTACGCAAGTTTTATCAAGACGGAGTGCAGCCAACCGAAAACTGGGACCGCGAATATGAGGCGGATGGATTACAGAAAGACGACCCGGAAGAGTACCGCAAACAACTCTTCTACCCATTGGTCACAAAGTACTTAGAAAAGGGGAAACATTATTTGGATGCCGGTTGTGGCCTCGCGGCCTGGATTGCTTTTATGCGGGCACGCGGTTTTGACGTGGAAGGCGTGGATAATTCCAAAAAGGCCATCGCCTTAGCCAAACAAGCATATCCTGATTTACCGGTACAAACCGCTGATGTATTACACCTCCCCTTTGCGGACAATTCTTTTGACGGCTACATGGCGATCGGGGTTTGGGAATATGCGGAAGACAAGACAAAACAGGTTGCGGAAGAGGCAAAAAGAATTTTGAAAACAGGTGGTTATCTTTTTCTGGAAGTTCCTTATGGCAACCCGCTCCGTCGTTACACCTATTTTCCAATGAAGAGTCTGGAATACTTTGTTCGGGCCAAACTCATGAGCCAAAAAGCGGTATTTACCAGTCATGTTTTTCGTAAGGGCGATATTCGCGTCTTATTAGAAGGAATGGGCTTTGAAGTAATGGAAATCGATCCACACGACCTACCGGAACCGTCCAGTCATTATGGACTATGGGTGGATTGGCCGATATTGCGCGGTAAAGAACCGTACCGCCTGAACTGGTTTGGTGTCTTGATTAAAAAAATAATGAATTCTCTTTCTCCTTGGATGATTGCCACCGGAATCTTCTACGTCGCCAAAAAGAAATGA
- a CDS encoding GDP-mannose 4,6-dehydratase — MKLLITGGCGFIGTNFADYFSKKGWEVTVLDNLSRRGTDENLKWLQQTHPAIRFIKADMRTDNKILEEEVQKHDAVFHLAAQVAVTTSVANPREDFEINVVGTLNLLEAIRTTKANPVLIYASTNKVYGGMEDIVVIDDGTRYKYRDLPEGIREDRLLDFHSPYGCSKGTADQYVRDYARIYGLRTIVFRQSCIYGPRQYGVEDQGWIAWFTIAALLQKNITIYGDGKQVRDVLYVEDLARAYELGVENIGKVSGQVFNIGGGPDKALAIKEIFPMLEKFLGREIPLKSSDWRPGDQPVYISNIDKAKNVLGWEPKVTPVDGVTKLFDWCNKNIEVFKRIGF; from the coding sequence ATGAAGCTACTCATCACCGGCGGGTGCGGATTTATCGGCACCAATTTTGCCGATTATTTTTCCAAGAAAGGCTGGGAAGTAACCGTTCTGGATAATCTATCGCGTCGTGGGACCGATGAAAATTTAAAGTGGCTACAACAGACACATCCGGCAATTCGTTTTATTAAAGCCGATATGCGCACCGATAATAAAATTTTGGAGGAAGAAGTGCAAAAACACGACGCGGTTTTTCACTTGGCGGCACAAGTTGCCGTCACCACTTCGGTCGCCAATCCGCGCGAGGATTTTGAAATCAATGTCGTCGGCACACTGAATCTACTGGAAGCAATCCGCACCACAAAGGCCAATCCGGTATTAATTTACGCCTCTACCAATAAAGTTTACGGTGGCATGGAAGATATTGTGGTTATTGATGATGGCACGCGCTATAAATATCGCGACTTGCCGGAAGGAATCCGCGAAGACCGCCTATTAGATTTCCACTCACCATACGGTTGTTCCAAAGGCACGGCCGATCAGTATGTTCGCGACTATGCCCGCATCTACGGATTACGAACGATTGTTTTCCGTCAATCCTGCATTTATGGCCCACGTCAATATGGCGTGGAAGATCAGGGTTGGATCGCGTGGTTTACCATTGCCGCTTTGCTTCAAAAAAATATCACCATTTATGGCGATGGCAAACAAGTCCGCGACGTATTATATGTCGAAGATCTTGCCCGCGCCTATGAACTGGGCGTAGAAAATATCGGTAAAGTAAGTGGCCAAGTATTTAATATCGGCGGTGGGCCAGATAAGGCTTTGGCTATCAAGGAAATATTTCCAATGTTGGAAAAATTCCTCGGCCGTGAAATTCCGCTTAAAAGCAGTGACTGGCGCCCTGGTGATCAACCTGTCTATATCAGCAACATTGATAAAGCCAAAAATGTCTTGGGATGGGAACCAAAAGTTACACCTGTTGATGGGGTCACAAAACTTTTCGACTGGTGCAATAAGAATATCGAAGTGTTTAAGCGGATTGGATTCTGA
- a CDS encoding glycosyltransferase family 1 protein, with the protein MTKIAYITNAPPQAGMGKPAREIYSRINPPLSPPLNNGGYVADFFYLDASKRELLKNDVKIAEVSNLPKPLQLKPIQWWRLARQLPTEGYDLWHITNQTLSFIPRQDFLLTVYDLIELLEPQEKFGKYVAQYLYKGIPKAKHIICISEYTKKMLQQAYAVPDEKITIIPLGVGEHFKPIEGVRESIAYHELLAQNNLPKDAKIILYVGSDHPRKNLNLLAGVLTKVKARVPNAYLVKVGDPGLMAGRIDFQDKLAELGLTDAVRFISNVGDEKLRLLYASADVFVFPSFYEGFGIPPLEAMACGTPVVCSNATSLPEVVGDAGLLHDPTDVEGFATSITRILTDTNYSAELSRKGLERSKMFSWEGIAQKTAEVYRRMTASI; encoded by the coding sequence ATGACTAAAATTGCCTATATTACAAACGCGCCGCCACAAGCAGGGATGGGGAAACCGGCACGAGAGATTTATAGCAGAATTAACCCCCCCCTTAGTCCCCCCTTGAATAATGGGGGATACGTGGCGGATTTCTTTTATCTCGATGCCAGTAAAAGAGAACTATTAAAAAATGATGTAAAAATCGCGGAAGTGAGCAATCTGCCAAAACCTTTACAGTTGAAACCGATTCAGTGGTGGCGTCTGGCGCGTCAATTACCCACAGAAGGTTATGACCTTTGGCACATTACAAATCAGACGTTGTCGTTTATTCCACGGCAAGATTTTCTATTGACTGTTTATGATTTGATTGAACTATTGGAACCGCAAGAAAAATTTGGGAAATACGTTGCGCAATATCTATACAAAGGAATTCCTAAGGCGAAACACATTATTTGTATCTCGGAATATACCAAAAAGATGTTACAGCAAGCCTACGCCGTACCTGATGAAAAAATCACCATTATCCCGTTGGGGGTTGGGGAACATTTCAAACCAATCGAAGGGGTACGAGAAAGTATCGCCTATCATGAACTGCTGGCGCAAAATAATTTACCGAAAGACGCGAAAATCATTTTGTATGTCGGGTCGGATCATCCGCGTAAAAACTTGAATTTGCTGGCCGGGGTTTTGACGAAAGTTAAAGCGCGGGTGCCAAACGCGTATTTGGTGAAAGTGGGTGACCCTGGTCTAATGGCGGGTCGTATCGATTTTCAAGATAAATTAGCCGAACTGGGGCTAACTGATGCTGTGCGCTTCATTAGCAATGTCGGTGATGAAAAATTACGTTTATTGTATGCATCAGCGGATGTCTTCGTTTTTCCGTCTTTCTATGAAGGTTTTGGGATCCCACCATTAGAAGCGATGGCGTGCGGAACGCCGGTTGTTTGCTCCAATGCCACTAGTTTGCCGGAAGTAGTTGGGGACGCGGGGTTGTTGCATGATCCGACGGACGTTGAGGGTTTTGCCACGTCAATTACTAGGATTTTAACGGACACGAATTATTCTGCGGAGTTGAGTCGCAAAGGATTGGAAAGAAGCAAGATGTTTTCGTGGGAGGGGATTGCGCAAAAGACGGCGGAAGTGTATCGGAGAATGACGGCGAGTATTTAG
- a CDS encoding glycosyltransferase family 9 protein, protein MINYKTTERPHVLVMAMSGIGNLLMQTPLIKKLKETNSTAEISVMVAPRGTKDVLLHNNNIKNLFVGFPKPSLRQRVGMIKTIQQGKFDIGIVAYPGQLITSSSLLSFGMIPTRIGHKYNYHFLKNSGLFLTKSFALQQIHDIQQNLNLLQGLDIDTSSTNTEYDFPLTSDEQKGAEYFLTQNNINETNLIGLHPGTNSDMIYKRWPTERWAQLADQLADQFKAKILIFGSADEDHLKTEIAKNMRHEPFNVTLSLRETTALMSMCSLFVSNDSGLMHVAVSQKVSTFGLFGPTDETRTAPWGNYGHVIRAEGTKPTYDVTKLREIKKLQTADETLFALNVKTVFEEIVNKITLISQ, encoded by the coding sequence ATGATTAATTATAAGACAACCGAACGACCGCACGTTCTTGTTATGGCAATGTCCGGTATCGGAAATTTACTCATGCAAACACCCTTAATAAAGAAACTAAAAGAGACAAATTCCACCGCAGAAATTTCGGTGATGGTGGCACCACGCGGAACAAAAGATGTATTACTACACAATAATAATATCAAAAATTTGTTTGTTGGATTCCCAAAACCATCATTAAGACAGCGCGTTGGAATGATTAAAACGATACAGCAAGGAAAATTTGATATTGGGATAGTTGCTTACCCTGGACAGTTGATCACTAGCAGTTCACTCCTTTCTTTTGGCATGATACCAACACGCATCGGCCATAAATACAATTATCATTTCTTGAAAAATAGTGGCCTCTTTCTTACAAAATCATTCGCACTGCAACAGATACACGACATTCAACAAAATCTAAACTTACTTCAAGGGCTTGATATTGATACCAGTTCCACAAATACCGAATATGATTTTCCACTTACTTCTGACGAGCAAAAAGGAGCTGAATATTTTCTTACACAAAACAATATCAATGAAACAAATTTGATTGGCCTTCACCCTGGAACAAACTCGGACATGATCTATAAGCGCTGGCCAACTGAACGCTGGGCACAATTGGCCGACCAATTGGCCGACCAATTTAAAGCCAAAATCTTAATTTTCGGTAGTGCGGATGAAGACCACTTAAAAACGGAAATTGCAAAAAACATGCGACATGAGCCATTCAATGTCACCCTCTCGCTACGCGAAACGACAGCACTAATGAGTATGTGTAGTTTGTTTGTCAGTAATGATTCCGGCTTAATGCACGTTGCCGTCTCCCAAAAAGTTTCAACATTTGGATTGTTCGGCCCAACCGACGAAACGCGCACTGCACCGTGGGGAAATTATGGACACGTGATTCGGGCTGAAGGTACAAAACCAACTTATGATGTTACAAAACTGCGTGAAATTAAAAAACTGCAAACCGCCGACGAAACATTATTTGCTTTAAATGTTAAGA
- a CDS encoding glycosyltransferase family 4 protein, translating to MQEILGTPKTKMKIVHTLLRYPPATGGVEDYTKELVERLRAEGEDVSVETTNLKMHHPPTLLDPPPIDPPYIHRHDAHTFDSVGYPIPINLKEDLQTMEMDILHAHAFWYAPADIAARVAKKRNIPFVLNTYYYNTDNRRSMKWQLYRILYGKATVAAADAVVVISPYEHEMLKKDGFMLDRVELIPPGIEAETFSTKKNNPFPAWNVTAKNILLFAGRIAKAKGVDLLISALPQVMKQVPDTHLVIIGEDFGFRKQCEEQAKALGLEKFITWTGKTTRDQLIGAYQNASTFVFPSRFEAFGIVLLEAGAAGCPIVATNGSAIPYIVRNEKTGLLFEPENVADLASKTITILSNGIVAKEMAETARLRAHTEFAWDQSVAKLRKLYADLLKQKHD from the coding sequence GTGCAGGAAATACTTGGCACTCCTAAAACAAAAATGAAAATAGTCCACACCCTCCTCCGTTATCCTCCCGCCACCGGCGGTGTTGAAGATTATACGAAAGAACTGGTAGAACGATTGCGCGCTGAAGGCGAAGACGTCTCGGTTGAGACCACCAATCTAAAAATGCACCATCCACCAACCCTGCTGGACCCACCTCCAATTGATCCGCCTTACATCCACCGCCACGACGCGCACACTTTCGATTCTGTCGGTTACCCCATTCCGATAAACTTAAAAGAAGATTTACAAACAATGGAAATGGATATTTTACACGCCCATGCGTTTTGGTATGCACCGGCGGACATTGCCGCACGCGTGGCCAAAAAAAGAAACATCCCTTTCGTTTTAAACACCTATTACTACAACACCGACAATCGCCGTTCAATGAAGTGGCAACTCTACAGAATACTTTATGGCAAAGCGACCGTCGCCGCGGCGGACGCCGTTGTTGTCATTTCTCCCTACGAACATGAAATGCTAAAAAAAGATGGCTTTATGTTAGACCGAGTGGAATTAATTCCGCCAGGAATTGAAGCCGAAACGTTTTCAACAAAAAAAAATAATCCATTTCCAGCATGGAATGTCACCGCCAAAAACATCTTACTTTTTGCGGGTCGCATCGCAAAGGCCAAGGGCGTCGATCTTCTCATTAGCGCTTTACCTCAAGTTATGAAACAAGTTCCCGATACGCATTTGGTAATTATCGGCGAAGATTTTGGCTTTCGAAAACAATGCGAAGAACAAGCAAAGGCCCTTGGTTTGGAAAAATTTATAACCTGGACAGGAAAAACCACCCGCGACCAACTCATCGGGGCATATCAAAATGCCAGTACTTTTGTTTTTCCTAGTCGCTTCGAAGCATTTGGAATTGTACTTTTGGAAGCCGGTGCGGCCGGTTGTCCTATTGTGGCGACAAATGGCAGCGCCATCCCCTACATCGTAAGAAACGAAAAAACTGGCTTGCTTTTTGAGCCTGAAAATGTTGCCGATTTAGCCTCAAAGACAATTACTATTCTTTCAAACGGAATTGTGGCAAAAGAAATGGCGGAAACGGCACGCTTACGCGCCCACACGGAATTCGCCTGGGATCAAAGTGTGGCAAAGCTCCGAAAACTTTATGCTGATTTGTTAAAACAGAAGCATGATTAA